DNA sequence from the Pseudomonadota bacterium genome:
ATCGTTTGGTGTTAAAAAATTTGGAGCAAGTCGTTGGGCATCTGTTGGTGCTTTTGTTGGCGGAGTGGTGGGCCTTTTTTTCGGATTGGTCGGTGTTTTTATAGGACCTTTTGTCGGAGCATTTATTGCGGAATTAATAGCAAGAAATCGTATTGAACCCGCTTTTCGTGCAGGTATTGGCTCCTGGGTGGGAATACTTCTTGGTTCAGTTGCTAAAGTTGCGCTTGGATTTGCAATGATAGGAATATATATTATTGCCCGCTTTTTTTAGAAGTACTACTGTTTTTTAAAAAGTC
Encoded proteins:
- a CDS encoding DUF456 domain-containing protein, translated to MSIIILILGIILVVAGLVGLILPILPGPALICAGLIFAEWAGNFSHMGSVTVIILIALAILAHTLDFIAASFGVKKFGASRWASVGAFVGGVVGLFFGLVGVFIGPFVGAFIAELIARNRIEPAFRAGIGSWVGILLGSVAKVALGFAMIGIYIIARFF